The genomic interval CAAAATTTTCAGAAATATTTTAATATTATTATAGCTATAATTTGCATTCTAAATCAACACAATTTTTAGAATATTTTAATTGTTGCAACAAAATGTTCCGTAAAACATGTATAATAAACTTAGTATTAACAAGGTATTTTCTACTTTCTAACGTCAGTTTTTTATTAAAAAAATATTTATAGATATGGTTAATAGTTGGAAAAGTATATAATTTTTAATTTAGGAGAAAAATATGAACAAATATTTACAATGGTTAATTTGGGTGTTGTTTGCACCTGTTCTCAGTTTAATAATATGGGGATTCAGAACACATACTTGGTCAAATTATATAGATATTTTATTTATTGTAAGTATGATTTTGTTTATTGCAGGATTCGTAGTAATCCTAGTTCAAGATGGGATTTTTGATGCGACAAGCTATGGATTCAGACGTATCCGTTATCAAATGGGAGGAAAAAAGCATCGTAAGGCTTGGGAAGATGATGAATTTATGAACCCTAAGCAAGCAAAAAGAGACTTTTATTTAGTAGAGGCATGGGCAAAAAGAATGACAATTATCAATGCAGTTTTAATTCTTTTATGTTTATGCGCAATATTTACTTTTTAAAAACGGCAACTAGCGTCGCCGTTTTTAATTTATTATTCTTTAACTTGTTGTATCTTCGGCATTTTAAACAGCACGAGATACATTAACGCAAAACCAATTAATACAATTACACCAGTATAAACAGACATCATCCATGGTGTTAAGAATACGCCAATCACTAAACCTAATTGAGAAAGTACTTTTGCAGTAGTAAAACCTAATGAACTGATTGAACTATACACACCTCTAGCATGTTCTGGTGTTAATGCAAATCTTTCTGAGTTATAAATTGGTGAATAAATAATTTCACCAATTGTTGCAATAAATGCAAAAACTAAAATAAAAAATAAGACATTAGCTGATGTGATCATGACATAACCAAAAGTATAACAGAAAATTCCAATCACAAATATTACCTTCTTCGAAAAACTTTCAACCAAACGATTTATATAAAAGGTTAAGAACGCAACTGTGATCGTATTTACAATCATAATTAACGTGAAAATACGTACCCCATCAATTCTAATTCCTAAAAATGATACCGGATCAAATGTTTTTTGGAGACGTACAATGACATATGTATCTAAGCTGGCTTCTGCCATGAATACAAAACTGAATGCGAGCATCAAAATGATATAGGGTTTGTCTTTAAAAGCTTGTACATAGCCATGCAGAAACTTTTTAACTACAGAGTCCAACGAATCATGATTCGCAAATTTTTGTTGTACATCATAAATGAATACAAACACATACCAACTAATTAAATTTGCAGCGAGAAACAAACCAAATAGTAAATGACGATGTTCAGCATACAATGCTGCACCTATCAACATACCGATTGCCATAGCAATATTGTTCATCCAGTAGAAGAAACGGTAAATAAAGTCACGACGTTGAGCTTGAATAGCATCCATAATCGCTGCTTCTAAAATGGGCATTTCAAATGAATTGGTTATGGAAAAAACGAAGAACGTTATACAAAATAATACCAATCCAATACCATGCATATTTACAGTAATTATTAGCAACACTAAACACACTGTATAAATCCCGTGGACAAAACTGATTACTTTTTTACGTTCAAAGTGATCAGAAACATAGCCGCCGATAAATGATACTATAAATCCGATGATAACAGTTGCCATCAAGAAAATACCTGCAAAAACAGCATTAATCATAGTGGTTAGATATAAAGCGATAAAAGGTAAAATCGCAGAACTTGAAAGTGTAAGCAAAAAATCACACAGCATTCTTGCTTTTAATGTTCTAGAAAGTTGATTCAATTGATGCATCGATTTCACCCACCTTTGTTTATGCATTTAGTTTTTTTGATTTAATGCGTTAAATCATTAATTAAAAAGAACATTATTTTTTAATAGTTTATTTCATTATACACATTTAATGCTAATATGGTGTATTCATTTCAGTTTATGATTTTAAAATCTTTATTTCTGTTTTGAATAAAAAGAAAAAAAGCATTTGAAACGATTAAAATAACCGCTTCAAATGCTTATCATTTCTTTATGTCTTAATAGACTATTTTGCCGCTAGTCTTCAAATTTTTTAAATACTAATACAGCATTGTGTCCGCCAAATCCAAGACTATTACTCATCGCATAAGTAATATCTAAATCTTGAGCTTCGTTTGGTACAAAATCTAAATCACATTCTGGATCCGGAGTTACTGCATGAATTGTCGGCGCAACTTTGCTATCACGAATTGATAACGCTGAAAAGATTGCTTCTAAACCGCCTGTTGCCCCTAATAAGTGACCTGTCATTGATTTAGTTGAGCTGACTTTTAAGTTATTTGCTGCATCTCCAAATGTATTTTTAATTGCAAGCACTTCGTTTAAATCACCTACTGGTGTACTAGTACCATGTGCATTTAAATATTGTACATCTGATGGTTGGATGCCTGCATCATCCATAGCTGCTTGCATTGCACGTGAACCACCTTCACCCTCTGGAGCTGGCGCAGTAATATGGTATGCATCACCTGTTGAACCATAACCTACGATTTCTGCATAGATTTCAGCACCGCGTGCTTGTGCTGATTCTAATGATTCAATCACTAAAACACCTGCACCTTCACCCATTACAAAGCCGTCTCGGCCTTCTTGGAATGGACGACAAGCTGTTTCTTTATCATCATTAGTAGAAAGCGCTCTGCTGGCACTGAAACCTGCAATAGCCATATGTGTAATTGGCGCTTCACTACCGCCAGTAACCATAGCATCTGCATCGCCACGTTGAATGATTTTAAAAGCTTCACCAATTGAGTTAGTACCTGTTGCACAAGCTGTAACAGTAGAACCATTCGGGCCTTTTGCACCTAAATCGATAGAAACTTGTCCAGTAGCCATATCAGGAATCAACATTGGTACAAAGAATGGGCTGACACGACGAGGACCGCGATTAAGCAATTGGCTATGTGCAACTTCGAATGTTTCCATTCCACCGATACCTGAACCAATCCATACACCGATTCTATCTGCATTCGCATCGTTGATTTCTAACTTAGCATCTTTAACCGCTTCACGTGCAGCAACGACTGCATATTGTGTAAAACGATCCATACGACGCGCTTCTTTTTTCTCAATATAGTCTTCAATATTAAAATCTTTTAATTCTCCGCCTAAATGAACATTGTAATCAGATGTATCGATGCGTGTAATTTCATCAATACCATTAACACCGTTCAAGGCATTTTCCCATGAAGTTTTCGCATCATTACCTAGTGGAGATAATGCGCCTAGTCCTGTAATTACAACGCGTTGCTCTTTGCTCATACTTTATCCTCCTATTTTCCCCATCTTAGTGTAATTGCGCCCCAAGTCAGGCCGCCGCCGAATCCAACTAGAACCAAGACGTCGTCATCTTTGATTCTGCCGTTTTCAAGTTCTTGGCCGATACTTAACGGAATAGAAGCCGCCGAAGTATTACCATATTTATTCACTGAAACGCTCATTTTTTCTTTAGGGATTCCTAAACGTTCTCGAGCTGATTCCATAATTCTGATATTCGCTTGGTGTGGAACAAACATATCAACATCGTCAGCAGTAATACCAGCCTTATCAACAACATTACGTGAAGCTTCTCCCATAATTCGTACTGCAAATTTAAACACTTCACGACCATTCATAAAGATTTTGCCATTTTCAGGGTTTAAATATAAATATTTGCCGCCGCTGCCGTCAGAACCCATTTCATAACTCATAATACCGCGTCCTTCTGAAACTTCTCCGATGACTGCTGCTCCAGCTCCGTCACCAAAAAGAATTGCAGTCGAACGATCTGTCATATCTGTAATTTTAGATAATTTATCTACACCAACGACTAAAATGTTTTGGTAATCGCCTGATGCAATGTACTGCTTAGCAGTAATTAATGAATACATAAATCCAGAACAAGCAGCAAGTTGATCCATTGTTGCTACTTTACCTAATCCTAGTCGTTCTTGAAGCATATTTGCTACAGTTGGAAATGGAAAATCACCTGTTGAAGTCGCAACGATGACCATATCTATATCTTCAGGTTTTATACCTGCATCTTTAATTGCTTTTATGCTAGCTTCATATGCAAGATCTGATGTTTCTTGGTCTTCTCCTGCCCATCTGCGTTCTTTAATTCCTGTCATTTTAGAAATCCATTCATCCGAAGTTTCTAAAAAAGTTTCAAAATAGGCATTGTCTACTACTTTTTCCGGAACATAAGTTCCGAAACCTTTAATACCCACGTCCATGGTTCTACACCTTCTTAAAAATATTTTTAATACCAGGTATTAATTTATCATATTTTTCTTTTTAAACACAAGCGCTTTAACTATCATCTGTTATGGAATTACTCATACTATTATAATATTTGAAGTTCCGTATCACAATTATTGTGATGTCAAAACCCGATTTTAATAAGGTAAAACTTTGATATTTTACTTCCATCACTATACAAAGCTATTGTTCTAATTTATAATTAAAATAAAGATAATTCTATGGAGGCACTACAGATGAGATACATTATGGTACTATTCTGGTCAGTATTGTTGCTTGAAATGGTAAACTTCGTATTAAATAGTTTAGCAGGTGGCGGCAAATTGAATTTTATTATCCCAATTTTATTTGCGGTTATCTTCACAATTGTAGTTGCAATTTTAGATGTGCTTATGAAGCCGGTTAAAAATTCAACTTCAGCGGAAGACAGCAAACAATAACATATCGACATTAAATCCGGTATTTAATACTGGATTTTTTATTTTACAAAAAATGCTGGAATCTCTTAGTTTTCTCGAGATTCCAGCATTTTGTTCTATCTTAATTTAATTGTGCTTCTTCTACTTTGAAGTTCAATTCATTATCGCCTAAATCAACTTTAACAGTTGTACCTTCTGGTAATGATTCTTTAATCATCATACGTGCTAATGGTGTTTCAATTTGACGTTGAACAAAACGTTTAAGCGGTCTTGCACCAAATTGAGGTTCGTAAGCTTCCTCACCCAACCATTTTTTCGCTGCCTCTGACACTTCAATAGAAATACGTTGATCAAGCAAACGAATATTAAGTTCTGTAAGAATTTTTTCTACAATCATACTCATATCATTAACAGATAATGGGCGGAAGAGAACAATATCATCCATACGGTTCAAAATTTCAGGTTTAAAGTATTGGTTTAAGCTTGTCATTACTGCAGATTCTGTAGTTTCAGAAATAACACCTGTTTCTTTTACTTGTTCAAGTAAAATTTGAGAGCCGATATTGCTTGTCATAATAATAATTGTGTTTTTGAAGTCAACATTACGTCCTTTAGAATCAGTTAAATGTCCTTCATCTAAAATTTGAAGCAATACGTTGAAGACATCTGAATGAGCTTTTTCAACTTCATCTAACAAGATAACTGAATATGGATTACGTCTCACAGCTTCAGTTAATTGTCCACCTTCATCATGACCTACATAGCCAGGAGGAGCTCCAATTAATCTTGAAACGGAATGTTTTTCCATATATTCACTCATATCGATTCGAATCATGTGTTTTTCTGAATCAAATAAAGAAGAAGCTAAAGCTTTAGCTAATTCTGTTTTACCTACCCCTGTAGGACCTAGGAATAAGAAACTGCCTATTGGACGATTAGGATCTTTAATACCTGCTCTGGCTCTAATAACTGCATCTGCGACTAAATCCACAGCTCTGTCTTGACCTACAACACGTTCATGCAAGATATCATTTAAGTGTAATAATTTGTCACGTTCACTTTCTACTAATTTAGTAACTGGAATACCTGTCCATTGACTGACAATATCCCCAATTTCTTCATCTGTAACAATTTCACGGATGATTCTTTCATGATCTTCGCTTTGTTCATCTTGGAAAGCATCTTCTAAATCACGCAATTCTTTTTCTAATTTCGGTATTTTACCATGTTGTAATTCAGCTGCTTTTTCCAAATCATAATTATTTTCCGCATCTTCTAAAGCTTTGCGGCTTTCATCCAATTCTGCTCGTTTTTCTTGCAGTTTTGAGATTTTTTCTTTTTCTTGTTCTACGCGAGATTGCAATGCTGATTGTTTTTCTTTCTCATTTGAAAGTTCTTCTTGCAACTCTTTTAAACGTTGTTGACTGACATTATCAGATTCATGTTTTAATGCGTTTTCTTCAATTTCTAATTGCATAACTCGACGATTGACTTGATCAAGTTCTGTCGGATTAGATCCCATTTCAGTACGGATAGTAGCACAAGCTTGGTCTACTAAATCAATTGCTTTATCCGGTAAGAAGCGATCTGTAATATAGCGATCAGATAATTCCGCTGCTGCTACTAAAGCACGGTCTTGAATTCTCACACCATGATATACTTCATAACGTTCTTTCAAACCACGTAAAATTGAAATTGTATCTTCTACATCCGGTTCAGAAACGCCTACTTTTTGGAAACGACGTTCTAACGCAGAATCTTTTTCAATATATTCACGATATTCATTCAAAGTTGTAGCACCGATACAATGCAGTTCACCTCTAGCAAGCATCGGTTTCAACATATTACCGGCATCCATGGCGCCGTCTGTTTTACCTGCTCCAACTAGCATATGCAATTCATCAATAAATAATATGATTCTGCCGTCTGAATCTTTGATTTCTTTCAATACAGCTTTTAATCGTTCTTCAAATTCACCGCGATATTTCGCGCCAGCTACTAAAGCACTTAAATCTAATTCAAAAATCGTTTTATCTAATAAAGACTCAGGCACATCTTTTTTAACAATTCGTTGTGCTAAGCCTTCAACAATTGCAGTTTTACCTACACCAGGTTCCCCTATTAATACAGGGTTATTTTTAGTTTTACGGCTCAAAATTCGTATTGTGTTACGAATTTCTTCATCACGTCCAATAACAGGATCCATGTTGCCTTGACGGACTTCTTCAACTAAATCACGTCCGTATTTTTCTAGAGCTTCATAATTTGCTTCAGGATTTTGTGATGTCACGTGATTTCCTCCTCTGACTTTCTTAATAATTTCTTTGATTACTTCATCCTTATTGCCTACAAATTGCTGAGTTATTTCATTTGTTTCAATCGCAGCAAGTAAAAGATGTTCCATAGAGACGAATTCATCATCATACGTTTCCATTATTTTTTCAGCTTGGTTAAAAAGTGTATTCGTATTATTACCAATATATTGTCCATATTGTATATTATCGCCTTTGACTGTTGCATAATGATTTAGTTTTTCTTCATATGCTTCAGAAAGTGCTACTATATCTATATTAGCGCGTTCAAGTACACTTTTAAAAAGACTATTTTCACTATTTAAAGCAGCAATCAAAACTGCTTCTGCTTCTACATTTTGCTGTTCGTGCTGTTTTGCGATTTCAATTGCACCTTGCAATGATTCTTGAACAGCATATGTCATTTTATTTGCATCCAATTTATTCACCTCTGTCGATTCAGTATACTGAGCCAAGAACCTTCTTGACTTTGACTTACTTTGACCTTAATAATAGTATAAGCTATATTCTAAGATTTTTTCAACTTATTACCCTCTTTGAATTCAAAAAAATTTAAAAAAGAAATGGGGCTGGAAAAAATAATGTTCCAGCTCCATTCCTACACTTACTTTACTATTTTATTTATCTTTTTTTAATCCCATTGTTTTAATAATTTCATCAGATAATGCTTTAACTCCTGAATATTCTAAATGAATACCATCAGGTGCAAAGTATTCACTGTGTCCTGCTGATCGGCTGTACCAATCTACTAATTTTACATTTTTATGTTTAGCTGCTGCTTCTTTCATCAAGTCATTCACGTGTTTTTCGTAATCACGTGGCACACGTGTATTTACAAGATATACATCCGCATCGCCAAATGATTTGATAACTGAATCAAGTTGATTTTTATCAAAATCACCATTTGTACCAAGTTCAATAATGACCTTGTCGCCTTTTTTATTGTAATGGCTATATTGCGAATCAATTAATGGCTTCGCTTGATACATATTTCGTCCTACTTTACCGTCGATAACAGAACGCGGCACACTTTCTTTAAAGTATTCACCAATATCTACCATGACGGAGTCACCGATTAATAACGGTTGCACATCATCATATACATCTGTACTTTCTTCCGGTTCTTCACCGCCGCCATTTCCTAGGAAATCCATTTTTCCATAAGGAATAGGTCTTACTACATATTTATCAATACTATTCGTATCAAACTGCGTCGCTTTTTCTCCTACAGTATCTTTACCGTATTTATCAAAAAGTCCAGCTAAAATAAGTACAAATGGAATTAATATAAGAAGCATTAAAACCCAACGGACAATGTTGCTTTTAGACCAATTACTAATAGATAGCGCTTTGAAGCCTTTTTTACGGAAAGGTGTTTCTACATATCGATATGAGAACTCTGCCATAGCAACTGTCAGTACTAAATCAATCAAGTAGACATAAATAGGAATTTGTCCTGCTACGAAATATCGATGTGTAAAAATAATAACTGGAAAGTGCCACAAATATAAACTGTATGAACGTTTACCTAAATAAACGAATACAGGATTACCCATAAATCGAGCCAACAATCCGGATGGATGTACGATACTTGCAATCAAGAATAAAGTAATTCCTGAAATCAAGTAAAAGCCACCATTATAAATCCAATAGCTTTGGTCATCTACATATATAAAGAGACAAACCAAAATCGCAAGCGATATCACACCAACAATATCTACCAGTGAACGAACTGCAAAAGGCGGATCTTTTTTCAATCTGTTCGGCGGCCATAAGAATGCTAATATAACACCTAGCAACAGTGTTTGCAGTCTTGTGTCAGTACCGAAATACACACGTGAAAAGTTCATTCCAGGGTGTGTTAACAATACCATCACCAACAATGAAATTAGAGAAATCACCCAAAATATCAGTGTGATTTGTTTCGGCTTTTTAATTTTATTCAATAATAAAATAAGAACTAGTGGGAAAAATAAATAAAATTGTTCCTCAATTGCGAGTGACCATAAATGTTTTAATGGTTCAAATGAGAATTGATCAAAGTAGTTTACGTCTTTTGCAATGTACCACCAGTTTGAAACATAAAAGAGTGCTGCAAAAGCATCATGTTTCACTCTTATAATTTCTTCTCTCTGCAAAATCAGAGTGACAATGGTGACGATACTGACCACAAATACCATGGCTGGTATTAAACGTTTAATACGTCTCGTCCAGAATTTTTTTAAATCAATACTTCCATTTTTCTTATACTCTATTAACAACAAACTTGTGATTAAATAACCAGAAATAACAAAAAATGTATCAACACCTAAGAAACCGCCTGCAAGCCATTGTTTATTCAAATGATAAATAATAATTCCTAGAACCGCAATCGCTCTTAACCCATCGAGTCCAGGCATGTAATTCATCTTCTTAGGCGAGTTATTGTTACTTGAACTGCGCTTCAAATTATTCATGCACTTACCTTTCTTTCCATCTTTAATTTCCGTTAACATGTGCTATGTATCTATTTAATAGGCACGTTTGCGTCATAATTACCACTTGTAATATTAATGTAATAATCTTGCAATATCAAGTCATTATATGCGATTTGAGTTAATTTTAAATCTTACAAAACCGTACATTATTTAAATTTGACTATTTTGTGATAGTTTTATTTTAAATAACAAAAGAGAAACGACACGCATTGCATTAAACTGTTTTAAAGTTTAACGTTAAGCAATGTATCGTTTCTCTTTCTAAAGTGATAACATTATTTTTAAATGTAAATTAGCTCACGCCTAAAGCAATTTTCGCATAGCGTGACATCATATCTTTATTCCATGGTGGATTCCATACAATATTAACTTCTGTTTCTTGGATTTCAGGAATCTCAGCAAGAACCATTTTGATTTGTTCAATAATTTGCGGTCCAAGCGGACAACCCATTGAAGTTAAAGTCATTTCAACTTTACATAAACCATCATCATCAAGATCTACTTTATATATTAAACCCAAATTAACGACATCTATGCCTAGCTCAGGGTCAATTACATTTTCTAATGCACCAAGAATATTATCTTTTAATGCTTCCTCCATTTCGCTCACCTCTCTAAGCAATAATTATTAATCTTAATATATCAAATATCCGACAAAACTCCAATAAAATGCTATTATTAGAATACACTGGATAAGGTGTTAAATAATAATATCTCTTCAAATGACAAGATATTATTAACTATAGACATCAATGTTTTGTTTATCACTATAAAGGCTAGAACGATAACTTGAAGAAAAGCATCATACTTTCTTTAGGCGTTCAGCCTATTTTAAAATTTGCAGTACATGCATTATTTAACGAATCCTCTCAGCATTAAGGAGATAATTTTATGGAACCATATTTAATTTGTTTAGATTTAGATGGGACATTATTGAATGATGAAAAAGAAATTTCACCTTATACTTTGAAAGTTTTAGAAAAACTTAAAGAACAAGGTCACTATATTATGATAGCAACAGGCAGACCTTTCCGTGCGAGTAAGCTATACTATGAACAATTAAACCTAAATACACCTATTGTTAATTTCAATGGTGCATTTGTACATAATCCAACTGATTCAGATGCACCTGTGACTCACGAAACACTCGATCCAGACTTAGCAGCAAGCATTATTGAATCTCTTCAAAAAATGCAGGTGAAAAATATTATTGCTGAAGTCAAAGACCATGTATATATTGATAACTTCGATCAACATCTTTTTGATGGATTCTCTATGGGCAATCCTAAAATTGAAACTGGCGATATTGTGAATCAGTTAAAAGAACCTCCGACTTCAATTCTAATTGAAGCAGATGAAGTAATGATTCCTCGTGTTAAACAAATGCTGTCTCGTTTCTACGCTGAAAGTATAGAGCACAGACGTTGGGGTGCACCATTCCCAGTTATTGAAATTGTTAAAAGGGGCATCAGTAAAGCACGTGGTATAGATAGTGTGAAAGATAAATTAGGTGTTGATCGCAATCATATTATCGCTTTTGGTGATGAAGATAACGATACGGAAATGATTAAATATGCAAAACATGGTATCGCAATGGAAAATGGATTAGATGAATTGAAACACATTGCAAATGAAGTCACATATTCTAACAACAAAGATGGTATAGGTAGATATCTTAACGATTTCTTCAGCCTCAATATCCCATATAATAATGAAACGAAAGTTTATTCAAGATAAATATATTTTCAAGTAAAAACAAGGTTTGCTTTAGTACTTAGATGAACATGTACTTTATAGTAACCTTGTCTTTTTTCTTATTCAACAGTAAATGGAGGCAAAAAAATGACCAAAATTATTATTATTGGCGGCGTAGCAGGAGGCGCAACATTTGCAAGTCAGCTTCGACGTTTAGATCCTGATTGTGATATCACTATTTTCGAAAAAGACCGTGATATTACATTTGCAAATTGCGGTCTTCCTTATTATCTAGGTAATCTGATTGACAACCGTTCTGAATTACTTAATTTTACACCTGAACAATTCAAAGAAAACAAAGGTATAACCGCAAAAGTATTCCATGAAGTCATTCAAGTTGACCCTAATAACCAGACTGTAACTGTAAAAAATTTAAAATCAGATGAAACTTTTACTGAAAGCTATGATTATTTAGTGATGAGCCCAGGTTGTCGAGCAAATCGATTACCTTTAGAAAGTAATATGGCTTTTACATTACGTAATTTAGAAGATACAGATGACATTGAATCTTACATCACTAAAAACAATGTTAAAAAAGCACTTATTATAGGCGCTGGATATATATCCTTAGAAGTCTTAGAAAACTTTTACAACAGGGGCATTCAAACAACATTGATCCATCGTTCTGAAAAAATCAATAAGTTAATGGATCAAGATATGAATAAAGTCATCTTTGATGAAATGGACGAACGTCAAATTGATTACCGATTAAACGAAGAAGTTGATTCAGTAGATGGTCAAACCGTTCATTTTAAATCTGGAAATACAGAAGACTTTGATATCATTATTGAAGGTATCGGTATCAAACCAAATACAGAGTTTTTAGAAGGCTCCGGAATTGAAGAAGATGATGCTGGATATATTCCGATTAATGAATATTTCCAAACAAACTATAGAAACATCTATGCAATTGGTGACATTGCCTCTAATTTTTATCGTCATGTGAATTTACCTACACATGTTCCGTTAGCTTGGGGCGCACATCGAGGGGCAAGCATTGCAGCAGAACATATTACTCAAACACGCAACGTCCCTTTTAAAGGATTCTTAGCTTCAAATGCAGTGAAATTCTTTGATTATACATTAACAAGTGTCGGTGTAAGCCCTTCTGATTTAAG from Staphylococcus condimenti carries:
- a CDS encoding acyltransferase family protein; the encoded protein is MNNLKRSSSNNNSPKKMNYMPGLDGLRAIAVLGIIIYHLNKQWLAGGFLGVDTFFVISGYLITSLLLIEYKKNGSIDLKKFWTRRIKRLIPAMVFVVSIVTIVTLILQREEIIRVKHDAFAALFYVSNWWYIAKDVNYFDQFSFEPLKHLWSLAIEEQFYLFFPLVLILLLNKIKKPKQITLIFWVISLISLLVMVLLTHPGMNFSRVYFGTDTRLQTLLLGVILAFLWPPNRLKKDPPFAVRSLVDIVGVISLAILVCLFIYVDDQSYWIYNGGFYLISGITLFLIASIVHPSGLLARFMGNPVFVYLGKRSYSLYLWHFPVIIFTHRYFVAGQIPIYVYLIDLVLTVAMAEFSYRYVETPFRKKGFKALSISNWSKSNIVRWVLMLLILIPFVLILAGLFDKYGKDTVGEKATQFDTNSIDKYVVRPIPYGKMDFLGNGGGEEPEESTDVYDDVQPLLIGDSVMVDIGEYFKESVPRSVIDGKVGRNMYQAKPLIDSQYSHYNKKGDKVIIELGTNGDFDKNQLDSVIKSFGDADVYLVNTRVPRDYEKHVNDLMKEAAAKHKNVKLVDWYSRSAGHSEYFAPDGIHLEYSGVKALSDEIIKTMGLKKDK
- a CDS encoding metal-sulfur cluster assembly factor, which gives rise to MEEALKDNILGALENVIDPELGIDVVNLGLIYKVDLDDDGLCKVEMTLTSMGCPLGPQIIEQIKMVLAEIPEIQETEVNIVWNPPWNKDMMSRYAKIALGVS
- a CDS encoding DUF3899 domain-containing protein; translation: MNKYLQWLIWVLFAPVLSLIIWGFRTHTWSNYIDILFIVSMILFIAGFVVILVQDGIFDATSYGFRRIRYQMGGKKHRKAWEDDEFMNPKQAKRDFYLVEAWAKRMTIINAVLILLCLCAIFTF
- a CDS encoding MFS transporter, which encodes MHQLNQLSRTLKARMLCDFLLTLSSSAILPFIALYLTTMINAVFAGIFLMATVIIGFIVSFIGGYVSDHFERKKVISFVHGIYTVCLVLLIITVNMHGIGLVLFCITFFVFSITNSFEMPILEAAIMDAIQAQRRDFIYRFFYWMNNIAMAIGMLIGAALYAEHRHLLFGLFLAANLISWYVFVFIYDVQQKFANHDSLDSVVKKFLHGYVQAFKDKPYIILMLAFSFVFMAEASLDTYVIVRLQKTFDPVSFLGIRIDGVRIFTLIMIVNTITVAFLTFYINRLVESFSKKVIFVIGIFCYTFGYVMITSANVLFFILVFAFIATIGEIIYSPIYNSERFALTPEHARGVYSSISSLGFTTAKVLSQLGLVIGVFLTPWMMSVYTGVIVLIGFALMYLVLFKMPKIQQVKE
- a CDS encoding YjzD family protein encodes the protein MRYIMVLFWSVLLLEMVNFVLNSLAGGGKLNFIIPILFAVIFTIVVAILDVLMKPVKNSTSAEDSKQ
- the clpB gene encoding ATP-dependent chaperone ClpB, yielding MDANKMTYAVQESLQGAIEIAKQHEQQNVEAEAVLIAALNSENSLFKSVLERANIDIVALSEAYEEKLNHYATVKGDNIQYGQYIGNNTNTLFNQAEKIMETYDDEFVSMEHLLLAAIETNEITQQFVGNKDEVIKEIIKKVRGGNHVTSQNPEANYEALEKYGRDLVEEVRQGNMDPVIGRDEEIRNTIRILSRKTKNNPVLIGEPGVGKTAIVEGLAQRIVKKDVPESLLDKTIFELDLSALVAGAKYRGEFEERLKAVLKEIKDSDGRIILFIDELHMLVGAGKTDGAMDAGNMLKPMLARGELHCIGATTLNEYREYIEKDSALERRFQKVGVSEPDVEDTISILRGLKERYEVYHGVRIQDRALVAAAELSDRYITDRFLPDKAIDLVDQACATIRTEMGSNPTELDQVNRRVMQLEIEENALKHESDNVSQQRLKELQEELSNEKEKQSALQSRVEQEKEKISKLQEKRAELDESRKALEDAENNYDLEKAAELQHGKIPKLEKELRDLEDAFQDEQSEDHERIIREIVTDEEIGDIVSQWTGIPVTKLVESERDKLLHLNDILHERVVGQDRAVDLVADAVIRARAGIKDPNRPIGSFLFLGPTGVGKTELAKALASSLFDSEKHMIRIDMSEYMEKHSVSRLIGAPPGYVGHDEGGQLTEAVRRNPYSVILLDEVEKAHSDVFNVLLQILDEGHLTDSKGRNVDFKNTIIIMTSNIGSQILLEQVKETGVISETTESAVMTSLNQYFKPEILNRMDDIVLFRPLSVNDMSMIVEKILTELNIRLLDQRISIEVSEAAKKWLGEEAYEPQFGARPLKRFVQRQIETPLARMMIKESLPEGTTVKVDLGDNELNFKVEEAQLN
- the fabF gene encoding beta-ketoacyl-ACP synthase II, with protein sequence MSKEQRVVITGLGALSPLGNDAKTSWENALNGVNGIDEITRIDTSDYNVHLGGELKDFNIEDYIEKKEARRMDRFTQYAVVAAREAVKDAKLEINDANADRIGVWIGSGIGGMETFEVAHSQLLNRGPRRVSPFFVPMLIPDMATGQVSIDLGAKGPNGSTVTACATGTNSIGEAFKIIQRGDADAMVTGGSEAPITHMAIAGFSASRALSTNDDKETACRPFQEGRDGFVMGEGAGVLVIESLESAQARGAEIYAEIVGYGSTGDAYHITAPAPEGEGGSRAMQAAMDDAGIQPSDVQYLNAHGTSTPVGDLNEVLAIKNTFGDAANNLKVSSTKSMTGHLLGATGGLEAIFSALSIRDSKVAPTIHAVTPDPECDLDFVPNEAQDLDITYAMSNSLGFGGHNAVLVFKKFED
- a CDS encoding beta-ketoacyl-ACP synthase III, which encodes MDVGIKGFGTYVPEKVVDNAYFETFLETSDEWISKMTGIKERRWAGEDQETSDLAYEASIKAIKDAGIKPEDIDMVIVATSTGDFPFPTVANMLQERLGLGKVATMDQLAACSGFMYSLITAKQYIASGDYQNILVVGVDKLSKITDMTDRSTAILFGDGAGAAVIGEVSEGRGIMSYEMGSDGSGGKYLYLNPENGKIFMNGREVFKFAVRIMGEASRNVVDKAGITADDVDMFVPHQANIRIMESARERLGIPKEKMSVSVNKYGNTSAASIPLSIGQELENGRIKDDDVLVLVGFGGGLTWGAITLRWGK